caaaaatttgGAGGGAAATTCCCtccaaatttttttagaataataattattagttttaatttatcgACGGATATAATCCTtcagtaaatattaaaaataaaaaaatgaaattatttcaCCTTAGCAACATAAATTTCTATCATTAATGGTGGCGGCATATTTAGGCGCTTAATTTAGCGACGAGATTTTTTGTCGGTAAAAAATATCGATAATCCGTTTTTTGTCGGTAAAGTGTCACTAATAGGTGGCGCCATTCTGTAGCGCCTTATTTAGCAACGAAAAAAATCTATCTGTAAATCTTTATCGATAATCTATCAGTATTTTGTTAGTAAATTAAAGAagtaaaatttcttaatatttcgttaataaatagtaaaatttagCGATAAAAAGTTTCGTCCATTTACTGAAAATTTCTTGTAGTGTACATTACTGACCTGCTTTAGAAAACCAAGATGTTGTCCTATAAAGGTCTTTATGCTCCAATGACTAGTGGTCTCAAATTAAGTGCTTATGGTGGTGTTCCATTTGAAGATACTAAGCTTTATAGAAGTACAGTTGGGGCTTTACAGTATGCCACTATTACTAGACCTAAACAGCTTTCAGTGTCAATAAAGTCTGCTAGTTCATGTAGAATCCTGGTGAAGTTTATTGGCAATCTGTAATACACATCTTCAGATACCTTCAAGGCATATTTCAGTATAGTTTACATTTGTGTAAGTCCTCTTATCTGTCTTCGGTTAGTTTTCATGATGTTGTTTGGGCTTCTGAACTAGATGAGAGGAGGTTTACCTTAGGAAATTGTGTTTTTCTTAGtccaaatttgatttttttggaCTTCAAAGAAACAAAGTGTAGTTTCAAGATCCAGTATAGAGGTAGAATATTACGGAGATTACTTGGATAAAGTCTTATTAACTCAGTTGCATGTTCTATTATCTCATCCTCCCATTGTGTGGTGTGACAATCTTAGCACTATGTTATTGCCTTCTAAtcatgttattatttttaaactgaGTCACATActaattacattattatttttattcgaaattaaaattaaatattgctaaaatataatatcttattctatttttgtaaaagaataattttatatgagttcaataataatatttaatttttagaaatattaattaaaaatattatctaattatttttattaaataatatgaataaaattatgttaaaattaaataattttacttaacTCAATAAAAATCCATTTctatataatttgatatttcGTATAAGTTCAATATATGAAGAAAATCTATTGATTGAGTTGAATTGATTACTTTTACCAAGTTGTTggataaattgattaaaaaattaaattttaaactaaatgCACTTTAATTTCAGTTCAAGAGGTAAATTGGCATTTTATCCATTTTCTTGATCTCTAACATCGGCAAGACGCGGTATTGTGTTGTTCAGAAAATTATGACGAGTGTGATTCAGGAAATTGGCATTTTACACATGGCTTTTTCgggatttcttttatttttctttctggtttattttcttttgatcaGAAATGCTGTCTTATCAATATGAATATCAGAATGCTGTATAAGATCATCATCATCGTCATCAATTCATCATTTGCTTTTCTGGAACTGGCATTTTCTCTACTTCCACTTTAGCACTGAATGAAAATTTAGATTGGCTTGAAAGAGTCCTAAAAACATGTACGGACTAACCTACTCAAATTCCAACTAGCCACTCCTGCTTCCcttcttttccctttcttcttccttttttcttttttaaatcttttggAACTCGCCACCATCACCACTGCAACTATAAAAGCTTCAACCACTacatactattttattatatcaaaataaacgTGACAAGTGCATATGCAACCATGATTTACATTGTTCCGcacaaaagataaataaataaatgaatagatAAAACAAAAGCATGATTAGCAATGAATGCCAAATGTCGTAGAATCAATAGAAAATAGGAAGAAAAAAGGTCCCAAAATTCTTCATCAAACAGTTAGTTTAGAAGGtgtaaaaacaagaaaagaggaaaaggaaTCAAATAATAAGAGATGAATTTTGATTAGAAGGACGAGTCCTTTTTGACATCAACCAAAAGACACctttaacttaaaaaaatttcctttCAGCAGTATAAAATTTCTTGCGGTGATATTGTATTGCAAATGATAGATTGatatcttcctcttcttcttatctTTATCCTCCATTGCTACACAGAAAACCGTCGCAGTAATTCACTTGTTATTCAGGTACTATGGCTTCTACTTCCTCCACTCCTCCTCAACGGAAATATGATGTGTTTCTTAGTTTTAGAGGTCTAGATACCCGTAATGGTTTTGTTAGTCATCTCTTCAAAGCTTTAAGTGAAAAACACATTATCACCTTCAAGGATGAAAATCTTGACAGAGGAGAACAGATCTCAGATACCCTCTCGCAAACAATCAAAGAATCATATGTTTCAGTTGTTATTTTTTCGAAAAATTATGCATGTTCTGCATGGTGTTTGGATGAGCTCGTGACAATACTTCAGTGTAATAAAGAGAAGGGTCAAGTAGTACTGCCTGTCTTCTATGAAATAGATCCAACTGAGGTGCAGGAATTGACAGGCAGCTATGGCAATGCACTTATGAACCATCGAAAAGAATTCGAGAATTGCTTAGTCGAGAACTGGAGCCATGCTTTGAAGAAAATAGCTGCGATGGCAGGATTCGTTTCATGGAATACCAAGtaagtttattttttccctttcattttcaaaatacGTACTTCTTCACTAAATCTTATTATTTCAACTTTTGTTTCAGCTCAACAGTTAAGTCATGCATTCACTATATTCGATTTCATAGTTGGTAGGTGAACCAGTAAATTTATCTCTATAAATTCAAgagaaaaatcttttaaggtgctgtattttttttcattacttGTTTCCGCCTCCTGATTACTTTCAacatgttctttttttttttcttttatgtaattAGGCCGGAGTCAAAACTAATCGAAGAAATTGTCAATCATGTTTGGGAGAAATTAAATCAAGCATTTTCTTATGATCATTGTGATGATGGTTTAGTTGGAATTAATTCACGTATCAAGGATATTGAACAAATGTTATGCCTTGAATCAAAAGATGTTCGCATTTTAGGAATATGGGGAATGGGAGGTATAGGAAAAACAACTCTCGCTAGCAAAATATTTGAACGGATTTTATCTCAATTTCACAGTTCATATTTTGTTGCAAATgtgagagaaaaattagaaaaaagcaCATTAGATTCATTACAACATGAACTTCTTTCCAAACTATTAGGAAAAGAATATTCAGATCTTGGGATGCCTATCAAAATATCCTCCTCTTCCATTAGAAAATGGATAATACGGAAAAAGGTTCTCATTGTTCTTGACGATGTGAATGATTCAGAGCAAATAGATTTTTTGGTAGGGCTCATGATATTTATGGTCGAGGGAGTAGAATTATTATGACAAGCAGAGATAAACAAATTCTCAAGAACGCAGGTGCCGAGATATATGAAGttaaagaattgaattttGATGATGCTTTTAAACTCTTTATCTTGCATGCTTTTAAAGGAAATCCTCCTCCAAAAGCATTCATGGGAGTGGCGAGGACGTCAGTAGATTATGGACAAGGCAACCCATTAGCTCTTAAAGTTTTGGGTTCCAACTTATATGATAAGAATATAGAAGAATGGAGTGACCACTTAAAAAAACTGGAGGGTATTTCTGAtaagaaaattcaaaacaTACTGagaataaattttgataatttggACGAGGACGAGAAAGAAATATTTCTTGATATAGCATGTTCTTTCAGGTGGGAAGAGAAAGATGAAGTTGAAAGTATCTTGAGCAGTTTTGGTCGTTCTGCGATAACTGGAATCAGAAGTCTTTATGACAAGTCTCTCATCACAATTTGGGACAAGAAGATAGGAATGCATGATTTGCTCCAACAAATGGGCAGAGATATTGTTCGTCAAGAATGCGTCAAGAGTCCTGAAAAGAGAAGCAGGTTGTGGATTCCTCAAGATATCGATCGTGTATTGACAAAAGATTTAGTAAGAACCAAATGCATTGGCACTCTTTTTAAACCTCAATTGCTATAGTAACTTAAGtgttttcatttaatatttttcatatagaTTTTACCCAATTAATTCTTTGctatcctttttcttttcctattagGGGAGAAATATATCAGTTGAAAGCATATCTCTAGACATGTCCAAGAGTAGAGATATGGAATTAAGTTCTACGGCATTTGAGAGGATGAGCAAACTTAAATTCCTCAAATTCTATAGTCCTTATGACCACCGACAAGAACTATATGCTGCCTGCAAAATATGCAATATATCCCTGTCCAAAGGGTTCAGTTTCTTACCAGATGAGTTAAGATATCTGTATTGGCATAAATACCCTTTAACATCTCTGCCCTTGAACTTTTGCCCAGATAATCTTGTTCAGCTTCATTTGATACGTAGCCATGTTCAACAACTTTGCAACAGAGATCAGGTATGCTTTAGTAGCTTTGTAAAATTTGAATGTGGTCATGTATTCTTAACACGTCATTTACCATTGCAGTGTCTTGAAAATTTGAAAGTTTTGGACCTCAGCTACTCTGTGGAGCTAATCAAAATTCCAGACTTGTCTGAACTCCAAAAACTTGAGGTTTTACGTTTAAGAGGCTGCACCACTTTGGTTGAGATTTCCTCATCTATTCCATATGACAGCAACCTTTCACATATGGATCTTGGAAATTGCAAAAATCTCTTCAAGATTTCAAGCACCATTAAGTTGAGAAGACTTAATTTCCTTTCTCTTGAAGGTTGCTCAAGAATCACAGATTTTCCAAAACTTACAAAGAGTATACAGCATCTTAATTTGAATGGAACTTCAATAGAAAAAGTTCCCTCGTCAATTGGGCGTCGCATTTCACTCACTCTTTTGTCTTTGGATGGATGCACAAGGCTGGAAAGTGTTCCGAGCAGTATTGGTGAGTTGAAATGTCTCGAACGTCTTAATCTTACTGGATGCTCGGAACTGGCAAGTCTTCCAAACAATATAGGCGAATTGAAGTGTCTGAAACGTCTTTATATGATTGGATGCTCAAAACTAATGAACCTTCCAGATGGCATTGTCAATTTGACGTCTCTTGAAGTCCTTGTTATATCTATGTGTCAACTTCTCAATGGATTACCAGAGAACTTTGGGAATTTAGAATCTCTGAAGGGGATTTTTTGCAAGCGAAAGTGGTATAAAGGCGCTACCAATAGATTGAGCAAACTTGTTGAATTAGATTGCCGAGGATGCGAAGGATTAAAATTGCCTCCTTTCACAGGTTTATCCCGTCTAGAAGTTCTTTCTCTTGAGGATTGTGGTATGGAAGAAATTCCCGACGGTATTTCCTCTTTAGTTTCATTGGAGAAGCTACTTTTAGAGGGAAATAATTTGGAGAGGCTGCCTACCACCATCAAAGAATTCTCTAAGTTACGAATGCTCTATTTAAGGAACTGCGAGAGACTTAAATATTTACCTGATCTTCCGCCAGCTCTACAACATTTAGATTTGACCAATTGTACATCTCGGGAATCAATACTAACATCAGTCACAAAAGGAAATTTGGATTCGTTATGGACGCTTGATGCAAGTAATTGCGAGAGTCTGGATCAGAATGAGTGGAGAAACTTTGTAGATAATATGCTACGGAGACTTGAAAGTTTATTGCCACAGCTGAAACTCTCTACTTTAAAACAATTTCaggtctctctctctctctctctctctctctctctctctctctctatctgtCGCTCCATGAGTCctgattaaatatttttcttattacagaAATGGGGGAACAGAAGTGTTTTTGAGTACTCCGCTATGTATCGTGTCGATGGAGGTGAACTGCCTCAAAGAATGAGGTATCAAAATAACAGTGGGTCAACTGTGCCATTCTCATTGAGACTGGATCCATGGGACTTCATGGTTCTCGTCTTTTGCGCTGTTGCTGTATTGAAAGATTGCCCTTCTCGTGCAGTCCCAGTTATGATATGTAAATGCAGATTGACAGCCGAGTCTGGACGTTCCCTTTGTTTCGAATCATATGGTAGGGATCTAAATAAAACTGACCAAATGTTCGGATCAGAACAGACTATCACTTGGTTTTCAACAGTAAAGCCAATCTACTCTAAATACAGTTACAAAAGGGCCTCATTTGAATTTTACCCTACCTTATTATATGAATTCGGTTATGAAGACGAATATGAAGACCAAGAAGGTGTAATAAGCTCTAGTGCAGTGGTAATCAAGTGTGGAGTTCATGTGTTGTATGATGATAATGACATTAACCTCCCTTCCTTTATAGACAGCGACACACCAAGCGAATCTCTTTTGCCACATTGCAGTTTCAACGATTTCGAAATCaaggaggaagaggaagaggaagaggaagaggaagaggaggaAGAGGAGGAAGAACAAGTGAATTGTGGATTGATAAAACGTGTGTAAGGATAACTGAGAAGCTTTTGCTTAAATATTGTGGATTCAATATTTCACGCACATTTCTCAGCAGTTGCACACTAAAGAATAACGAAATTGCATTGGAAAATCTTAATTGTGCAAATAGCAACAGTTGTAAGACatacaaatttctttttatttttttaaattttcattcttATTCTCAGAGTAACATTGAACCTTTCcattttttgcttttaataaatatacatatagagatatatatattccCAAAACATAGCTGGAGTCTTAATTTGATAACCCATACTCTTTTAAGCATTGagatttaatcaaatgttttgattttttctttttctgttgttTAATTCTGCCATAAAATTTGGAGAGGTTGCCTACCAGCATCATACAACTTCCTATGTGACAATTCCTCGCTCTAAGGAACTGCAAGAGACTTAAATGTTTATCTGATCTTCCATATGCGCTACAAACCTTATTCATGACCAACTGCACATCTCTAGAATCAATGCTAGGTTGTTAGTATTGGTTGACTTgttctttagtttattttttacttgGAGCTGATTTTTAGGCACAACTCATAGTTGCAGCTCATTGTTGCTACTATTTAGGCCTGTTATTTTGATACTTCTAGCTGTTGTAATTGcatatttaaaaactaatcTTTCTTCACTCTATCTTTTATTGTTAacagtggtatcagagcctggttattaaaaaaaaaaaagagcagcagctttatttatttttctattttgcaTCATGTCTTCTAAAAGTTATATACAACTAGTTATTCCACGATTTAATGGTCATTACAACCATTGGAGTATATTGATGGAGAATTTCTTAAGGTCTATAGAATACTGAAAGATTGTTGAATTAAGATTAGCAGATCCTGAAGCTGGTGTTGCAGAGCAAGAAGGATTAAagttaaaagatttaaaagttaaaaattatttgttccAAACCATTGATCGATCTATTCTGAAAACTATTCTTTGCAAAGATACTTTCAGGAATATTTGGGACTCAACGAAGAAGAAGTATCAAGGCTCCTCAAGAGTAAAGCGGGCACAACTCTAAGCATTAAGAATGGAATTTGAGACTTTGCAAATGCATGATAACTAATCAGTTACCAATTATTCTGCAAGGACTATGGGCATTGGGAACAAAATGCGGTTTCATGGTGAGAAGATGGACGATGTTGTTATTGTTAAGAAGATTCTGCATTCTTTGGCTCTTAAATATGACTAAGTTGTTTGCTCAATCGAAGAATCAAAGGATATAGATGCATTATCACTTGGTAAACTTCAAAGCTCTTTATTAGTTCATGAACAAAAGATGAACAGAGATGTGAGCACAGAGGAACATGCTTTAAAGGCTTCTACCTTTCCTGAATCCTTATTTtcaagaggaagaggaagaggtaGAGTTAAAGGAACAAGAGGTTGCGGCAACCGTGATGGAGGCGGACAACATCAGGATTCTAGAACTgattataatcaaaataaaggGAGAGGATATGACAAATCCAAAGTAGAATATTTTAGATGTCATAAGTTTGGGCATTATCGTTCTGAATGTTATACCAAACTACCTAATGACAAAGGTAAATAAGAGAAATCCAATTTTGCAGAGAAGGCTGAAGTAGAGACCTTGTTAATGGCTAACCATGTTCTTGAGAAACTAGAATTAGATGTATGGTATGTGGATACAAGCTGCAGTAACCACATGTGTGGAAGTaagtttcttttctcttatttagATAAAGACTTTCGATCTACAATTGACTTTGGTGATAATAGTTCTACTGTTAATATAATGGGAAAAGGTGACATTAACATTAGAACCAAGAATGGTTTTATAGAGACTATTTCTAATGTTCTTTATGTTCTTGATTTAAGAAGTAATTTGCTAAGTGCTGGACAAATGCAAGAAAAAGGCTACGTTATAACCATTCAAAATGGTGCATATGAGATATATAATCCTTAAGAGGAGCCAATGTTGTAGTTCAGATGAGTCCAAACAGTTATTTCCattgaaaattgaaagtgCTAAGCCATGCTTAAAGACTAAAGTAAAAGATCCTACCTGGCTTTGGCATTTTCATTACGGCCACTTGAATTTCGGTAGATTAAAGACTCTTCATCAAAAAAATATGGTAATAGGTCTTCCTTAAATTGATGTTCCTTCTACTTCTCAAGTCTGTGAAGAATGTGCTGTTAGTAAGCAACATCATTCTCAATTTCCTCAAGAAAAGTTATGGAAAGCAAAAAATGTTCTTGAGCTGGTTCATTTTGATATATACAGACCCATTAATCCATCACCTAATGGAggtaaaagatatataattactttcaCTGATGATTTTAGTCAGAAAACTTGGGTCTACTTTTACAAGAAAAGTGAGAAGCTTTTAGTGGATGCTCATATTGAAAATGAATCagaaaaaagtattaaaactCTTCATACTGATCGCGAAGGAGAATATTGCtcaaaagaatttgaagagtTATATGATAATAAAGGTATTCGTAGAGAACTCACAATCTCTTACACACTGCACAGAATAGTGTGTcagagagaaaaaatagaacCGTCCTTAATATAGTGAGGAACTTGCTTGCAAAAgggaaaatattaaagattttttgGCCAGAGGCAATAAATTGGAGTATTTATGTATTGAACATATATCCCACTTTTTATGTTCAAAACAATGACACCCGAGGAGGCATGGAATGGACGAAAACCAGCAGTAGATCACTTCATAGTATTTGGTTGCATTGCTTATGCACATGTTCCTGatgtaaaaagaaagaagctgGATGAAAAAGGTGAAAAGTATCTTTCTTGGTGTAAATGAAGTGTCCAAGGCATATAAATTGTTTAACGTATTTACAAAGAAGATAGTGACCAGCAGAGATGTGATTTTCAATTAAGAAAGCACTTGGAATTGGAGTGAGCAACAGCCTACTCCAATCATTTTGGATGTTGAAACTAAAGAAGCGGATGAGCAATCCCCACAAATTACAATTGCCTCCTCACTTGAAAATTCACCAAATGCAGGTTCAATAGACACTGCTACATGTGAATAACATGAGACTAAACGTATTAGTAAGAGACCTGCATGGATGCAAGATTATGAGATAgcataaattaatacttaagGTGAGGATCCGCTTACATATTTTGCTTTACTTTTAAATTGTAATCTTGTGCTCTTTGAAGATGTtgtaaaataatcaaaatggAGAGAGGCAATGGATGTAGAAATTGAAGCTATAGAAAAGAACCACATATGGGAGCTGGTTGATCTACCAAAGGATCAGAAAACTATTGGTGTGAAGTGGGTTTATAAGACAAAAATTGAATGAGAATGGGAAAGTTGATAAGTTCAAGGCCCGTCTTGTTGAAAAAGGGTACAAACAAGAATGTAGTATGGATTATTAAGAGGTTTTTGCACCAGTTGCAAGACTTGACATTGGTCGGCTGGTTCTATCAATTGCAGCTCAGAATTCTTGGTCCATCTATCAACTTGATGTTAAGTTAGCATTTTTGCATAGAGACTTGAAAGAAGAAGTTTACATTGATCAACCTCTCGGATATGTGAAGTAAGGTCATGAACATAAggtatataaattaaaaagggCATTATACGGACTAAAATAAGCACCTAGAGCTTGGTATAGTCATATTGTTTCCTATTTTGTTAAACAAGATTTTGTTAAATATCCTTATGAGCATACACTGTATACCAAAGTTGGCAGTATGGGAAAATACTTGTTGTATGCTTATATGTTGATGACCTTATGTAATACCcgaaaattttcatttaataatgttaatattaatagttattaataaattagtttttattcaatataattttaactt
The nucleotide sequence above comes from Ricinus communis isolate WT05 ecotype wild-type chromosome 6, ASM1957865v1, whole genome shotgun sequence. Encoded proteins:
- the LOC125370299 gene encoding disease resistance protein RPV1-like; the encoded protein is MASTSSTPPQRKYDVFLSFRGLDTRNGFVSHLFKALSEKHIITFKDENLDRGEQISDTLSQTIKESYVSVVIFSKNYACSAWCLDELVTILQCNKEKGQVVLPVFYEIDPTEVQELTGSYGNALMNHRKEFENCLVENWSHALKKIAAMAGFVSWNTKPESKLIEEIVNHVWEKLNQAFSYDHCDDGLVGINSRIKDIEQMLCLESKDVRILGIWGMGGIGKTTLASKIFERILSQFHSSYFVANVREKLEKSTLDSLQHELLSKLLGKEYSDLGIANRFFGRAHDIYGRGSRIIMTSRDKQILKNAGAEIYEVKELNFDDAFKLFILHAFKGNPPPKAFMGVARTSVDYGQGNPLALKVLGSNLYDKNIEEWSDHLKKLEGISDKKIQNILRINFDNLDEDEKEIFLDIACSFRWEEKDEVESILSSFGRSAITGIRSLYDKSLITIWDKKIGMHDLLQQMGRDIVRQECVKSPEKRSRLWIPQDIDRVLTKDLVRTKCIGTLFKPQLL
- the LOC8266821 gene encoding disease resistance protein TAO1 encodes the protein MSKSRDMELSSTAFERMSKLKFLKFYSPYDHRQELYAACKICNISLSKGFSFLPDELRYLYWHKYPLTSLPLNFCPDNLVQLHLIRSHVQQLCNRDQCLENLKVLDLSYSVELIKIPDLSELQKLEVLRLRGCTTLVEISSSIPYDSNLSHMDLGNCKNLFKISSTIKLRRLNFLSLEGCSRITDFPKLTKSIQHLNLNGTSIEKVPSSIGRRISLTLLSLDGCTRLESVPSSIGELKCLERLNLTGCSELASLPNNIGELKCLKRLYMIGCSKLMNLPDGIVNLTSLEVLVISMCQLLNGLPENFGNLESLKGIFCKRKWYKGATNRLSKLVELDCRGCEGLKLPPFTGLSRLEVLSLEDCGMEEIPDGISSLVSLEKLLLEGNNLERLPTTIKEFSKLRMLYLRNCERLKYLPDLPPALQHLDLTNCTSRESILTSVTKGNLDSLWTLDASNCESLDQNEWRNFVDNMLRRLESLLPQLKLSTLKQFQKWGNRSVFEYSAMYRVDGGELPQRMRYQNNSGSTVPFSLRLDPWDFMVLVFCAVAVLKDCPSRAVPVMICKCRLTAESGRSLCFESYGRDLNKTDQMFGSEQTITWFSTVKPIYSKYSYKRASFEFYPTLLYEFGYEDEYEDQEGVISSSAVVIKCGVHVLYDDNDINLPSFIDSDTPSESLLPHCSFNDFEIKEEEEEEEEEEEEEEEEEQVNCGLIKRV